The Acidimicrobiales bacterium sequence GGCCCATCACGCTGATCTGCTCGAGTCCGTGGCCCACGACATCGCCGACGATCGCCACGATCCTGCCGTCGTCGCGATCGACGAGGTCGTACCAGTCGCCGCCCAGCTCGAGTTCGTGGTTGTGGGACCGGTACTCCACCGCGATCTCGGTGCAGCCGATCGGCGGGAGGCCGGCCGGGAGCAACAGGCGCTGGAGTCGGGTGAGCTGATCGCGCGCCGACTCGACGGGGCGCGCGGGGGACGACATCCAGCGGACGCTAGCCCGCCACCCTCATGTCGTCACAGCCTCCGCGTCGGTCCCGGCGATCGTCTCCGCCTCGGCAGCACGCAGGATCGCCCCGATCATCTTGGGGAAGATGACGTGGTGGAACGGCACGACCGAGTACCAGTAGAGACGCCCCAGCAGGCCCCGCGGCACGTAGCGGGCCCGCTGGACGACCTCGGTTGCGTGCTGGCCGCTCGCGTCCGTGGTGGGCGAGATCGTCCACTCGAGCCACGCATAGCCCGGCAGCTTCATCTCGGCCCGGAGCCGCAGGAACCGGTCGGGCTCCAGATCCACGACCCGCCAGAAGTCGACGGCGTCACCGACGGCCAGTTCGTAGGGATGACGCCGGCCGCGGCGAAGGCCGATCCCGCCGGCGAGCTGGTCCAGCGCGCCGCGCACCCACCAGAGCCACGATCCCCACAGCCAGCCGCGTTCGCCGCCGAGGGACGTGACGACCCCGTAGACGGACTGCGGCGACGTCGCGGGCGTGACGACCCGGCGGACGTCCTCGAACACCTTGCCGCCGGCCCAGTCCGGGTCGTCGGCGTCGGGCGTCGCGTCCAGTTCGGCGCGGGAGTTGCCACTCCAACGGGTAGGGATCACGAGGTCGTCGACCATCCGGATCGCTTCGCGAACGGCGCTCTCGAAGCTCTGCACGTCCAGGCCCAGCGCGTCGGCGGCCGACTCGCCCGTCACGACGACGTCGTTGACGAGGCTGTCGACCAGCTGGCGGGCGAGGGTCGCCGGCAGCGGCGTCACCAGGGCGACCCAGTGGGCCGACAAGCCGGGTGACAGGGTCGGCAGGCCGATGATGCGCCGGCGGGGAAGGCCCGCGGCCTCGGCGTAGATGTCCATCATCTCGCGGTAGGTGACCACGTCGGGGCCACCCAGCTCGAGCACGTCGTGGCCCGCGACGGTGCGATGACGGGCTGCGCAGAGCGCCTCGAGCACGTCGTTGATGCCGGTGGGCTGGCACTTCGTCGAGTTGACCCAGGACGGCGTGGTCATGATCGGGAGCAACTCCGTCAGCCAACGCAACATCTCGAACGATGCGCTCCCCGAGCCGATGATGACGGCGGCGCGAAGCTCGGTGACGGCGATCGGCCCGGCCGCGAGAACGGCACCGACCTCCTGACGGCTCCGCAGATGCGGGGAGAGATCGTCGTCCTCGGCGCCCAGCCCGCCGAGATAGACGATGCGTTCGACGCCGGCGCGCTCGCATCCGGTGCGGAACGCCTCGGCGAGGTCACGATCGCGTTGCTCGAAGTCGTCGCCGTCGAGCGAGTGGATCAGGTAGTACGCGACCGAGCAGCCGCGTGCTGCTTCCGCCACCGCATCCGGGTCGTCGGCCGAACCCTCGACGGTCGTGACCGCCGGGGTGAACGGCCGGTCGAGCGACGCCGGGTTGCGCACCAGGCAGACCACCTCGTCACCGTCGTCGAGCAGGCGGGGAACAAGCCGCCCGCCGACATAGCCGGTGGCGCCGGTGACGAGCACGCGGCGCGAGGAGATGGGGTCTGCGGATTCGGGCACGGGGGAACCATGCCCCGCGACGCGAGAATTCAAACGCGAGGTTTGCCGATTGCCGGTCGGGGGTAGACCAGACCTCATGGCCCACTACTCGACCACCGTCACCACCCTCTGGAGTCCGGAGGAGGCGTTCGCCTACATGGCTGACCTCCGCAACTTCGAGGAGTGGGATCCCGGCGTCAGCTCCGCCGAGCTGGTCGCCGGCGAGGCCCCGGGCATGCACGCGGAGTACGACGTCAAGGTCGCCGCCACCACACTGCGCTACAAGACCCTGGAGTTCGAACCGTCAACCCGTGTGGTCATCGAGGCGACGTCGTCGTTGCTCCGCAGCTACGACGTCATCGAGGTCACGCCGGCCGACGAGGGTGGCGGCGCGATCGTGCACTACGACGCCACGCTCGAGCTGAACGGCATCCTCCGGCTCGCCGATCCGCTGCTGCGGCTCGCGTTCGACCGCATCGGTGACCGGGCCGCCGACGGCATGCGCCGCGTGCTCGCATCGAAGGCCCGCGCATGAGCCCGTCCGCCCGGGTCTCCTCGATCCTCGACTCGACGCTCGAGGGCACCGTCGTGGGCAGCTTCACCAAGCTCGGCATCCGCGCCCGCGACCGACTCTTCGACTGGGATCACGACCTGCCCCGGATGGACGGCCAGACGGTCGTCGTCACCGGCGGCACCAGCGGCATCGGCGAGGCGACCGCGGCCCGGCTGCTCGACCTCGGCGCCGACGTGCACCTCACGTCCCGGGATGAGGATCGTGCGCAGGAGGCCGCCGACGCGTTGAACCGGGGTGGGTCCGACGCCCGACGCGGCACCGCCACGGGGCACGCGCTCGACACCGCCGACCGGGCCTCGATCGCCTCGTTCGTGGCCGAGATGAGCCGCCTCGCTTCGGGGCTGGACGTCCTCATCCACAACGCCGGAGCGCTCACCTCCGAGTACCGCACCGACGATTGCGGCAACGAGCTCACGCTCTCGAGTCACCTCATCGGTCCGTACCTGCTCACCCGCGACCTGCGTCCCGCGCTCAACCCCGGCGCCCGGGTCCTGTGGATGTCGTCCGGCGGCATGTACACACAGGGCCTCGACGTCGACTCGATCGAACTGAGCGAGGACGACTACCGCGGCGCGATCGCCTACGCCCGCGCGAAGCGCGGTCAGGTCGAGCTCGTCACCCATCTCGCTCCGGACTGGGCGCCCGACATCGTCATGCATTCGATGCACCCCGGCTGGGTCGACACCCCCGGCGTGGATGCCGGTCTCCCCGGCTTCGGCAAGGTCATGGGCCCGCTCCTGCGCACCGCCGAGGAGGGCGCCGACACGATGGTCTGGCTCGCCGCGACCGGCGGTGACGACGCCGAACCGGGCAGCTTCTTCCTCGACCGACGCCCCCGACGCACCCACTATCTGCCCGGCACCGGCACCACCGACGACGAACGAAGCCGTCTCGTCGAATGGCTCGAGTCCCACTGAGCTGACCAGCGCGCCGGCCGCGGTCCGACCGCTAGCCGAGCTCCCACAGCAGGCGGTAGTACTCGGTCCGCTCCGGGTCGGCATCGATCCCGTAGCCATCGAGGAGTGCCTGCTGCCAACCGGGGCCGAAGTTCCAGTCCGCGCTCCAGGTCGCGACCGCGATGTCGGCCCAACGGTCCGCGACGCCCATCGATCCGAGATCGACGACGCCCGCGGGCCGACCGTCGGCGGTGATCAACGTGTTCGGCGCGCAGGGATCGCCGTGGCAGACGACGAGCGCGTCGATCGGCGGGACCTCCGCGACGCGGCGCAATGCCTCACGCACGGTCACGCCGCGGAAGTCCGGCCGCCAGTCCGGCGCCGACAGCAGCTCGTCCGAAGGCTCTCGGCCCCCCGTCGCGAGCCGGGTCTCGACCGAGCGGGAGAACGGACAGGTCTCGACGGGGAGGGCGTCGTGCACGGCGCGGAGCTGGACACCGATGGCGCGGGCGGCGACCGCCGGCTCCGCCTTCCACCGGGAAGACGCCGCGCTCTCCCCGGCGAGCCCTGCGGTCACGAGCCAGCTCTGGTCGGCGTCGGTGCCGAAGTCCAGCACCTCGGGCACCCGCAGGTACGGGCCGGCCCACATGAGCCGGTCCCGCTCGGCGGCGAGATCGACCCCCGACCCCGTCGCCGCCCACTTGACGAACCGCCGGGTCTCCCCGTCACCGAGTCGGAACGTCAGCCCACCGAGCTGGTTCTCCCACACGGGCATGATCGGCTGACCGTTCGCCAATTCGCGCACGACGTCCGGCACGTCGATGTCGCCCACCGGAGGGCCGGCCATGCGGTCGTCGCGGTTGTCGGTTGACACGGCGAAGGTCGTCAGTCCGGGCGGCGGGCGATCCGCGCCGCGAGGGCGCGGACGGCATCCTCAGGCCCGCCCATCAGGGCCGCCGCCTGGTCCTCGTGATGTGCCAGCGTCAGTAGATCGGCGGCCTGGGCGCGCGAGCCGAGGGTGAGGGGGCCGAGCGTGACGTCGCCGACGTCCGGCACCGATGCGGGGAGCGCGGCGACGGTCGCGACGATGCGGGCGCCGACCTCGAGGAACGGCGAGTCGGCCAGGGAGGACAGCCCGAGGGCACGGCGGATCTGCGAGTGGTGGGTCCACCGCTCGAGGTACTCGCGCACGATCGCGTGCCAGTAGGGCGAGCCCTCACCGGGCGGCGGGGAGAACAGCGGGACCGGCTCGCCCGGCGCCATCGGGTCGATCTCTTCGTAGAAGGCCGCGCTCTCCTCCCCCACGAGCCGCAGCAGTTCGAGCAGCAGGCGGGGGCTGAGAAAGCGAGCCGCCTCCACCCACTGGTCGTTGAACCCGTCGAGCAGCGCGCGGAAGTCGAGCCCCGGGTTGTGCTCGGCGAAGAGGATCAGACCCTGCATGGCGCCGTCACGCTGGCGGCTCAGGAGGCTCAGGTCGTCGCCGAGGATGTGAGTGGCGATCCCCTTGACGGGATAGGCGGGGCATTCGGTCGGCCGGGTCCAGTCCTCGGCGTCGAGGCCGGACAGCAGCTCGAGGAGCTCGCCCCGCTCCGCTCGCATGGCGTGGGTGACGACGACGAGGGTGTCCGGCCCGATCGGGTCGAGGGCGGCGTCAGACATGGCGCGACTCTAGGTCGGCGCCGGAGATCGCCGGAGCTGCGTGAGGAAGACACCGGCCGACACGACGGCGACACCGACCAGGCCGATCCAGCCGGGGCTCTCGTCCAGGAACCACCACGCGAGTACGGCGATCTGGAGGAGCATGGTGTTGTTGATCCCGGCCGACTCGATCGCGGACAGCCGGCGCAGCGACAGGTTCCACAGGGTGAAGGCGAACGCGGTGTTGACGATCGCCAGCCAGGCGATGATCAGCCCGGCGCGCAGCGTGATCGAGGGCAGACCCTCGACGACGAGCCCCGCGAGCACGAGCAGCGCTGCGCCGATCGACATGCTGACGGTGGTCACGATGATCGGCGAGGTCGACTGGGTGCGGTTGACGGTGCGGCCGAGGAGGGAGCCGCCGACGTTCGCGGCGAGGCCGATGATCGCAGCGGTCAGTCCGATCGCGGTCGCACCGAGGTCACCGGCGAAGTAGACGACCGCGCCGGCGACGATCAGGCCGGAGCCGGCGAACTGTCGGGGGGTCGGGCGTTCCCCGAGCGACCGCGCCCCGGCGATCCCCACGAAGAGCGGGGTCAGCGAGAGCACCAGGCTCGTGGTCGCGGCCGGCTGGCTGTCGATCGCGACGAACTGCGCTCCCTGGGTCAGCGCGTAGAACACGACGCCGAGCACCACGAGTTCGACCCGCGCCCGCCGGTCCAGCCGTCGGATCTCCTGGCGACGACTCCGCTTCGCCGAGACCGCGACGATCAGGGCAATGGCGGCGAGGCCGTAGCGCAGGCCCGCGAAGGTCAGCGGGGCGAGGTCCTCGTCGTCGAGACCCAGCCGGATGAGCACCCACGACGAGCTCCACAGGATGGTGACCAGAAGCGCCGAGGCGATCGCCAGGAGGTGCGCTCGCCGATCATGCGGTGGAGGGTGGATGCCGGCCATCGATCGGTGTCCGCACCGTACACGAACCGGTCAGGACCGGCGCCAGCCGTAGACGCGACACGGCGGCCCACCCGGTGTCGGGTGGACCGCCGTGCGCAGGATTCTCGGGATCAGCCGATGCCGCTCTCGACCTCGGAGAACTTGCCCGAGGCGCTCGAGCCCAACGCGGTCACTGCGGCGATGCAGACGACGGCGATGAGCGCGACGAGGAGCGCGTACTCCACGAGCGAGGCGCCTCGATCATCATCGATTCGCGAGGTGACCCAGGCTGTGAAGAACTGGTATGCGGTGGTCATGGTGGGTGGACTCCCCTGTTGTGGGCCGCTGCGAGGGTGCACCGGCCGTAGCTAGAGCCATCGGCAGACTCCGACCACGGCCTTACCGATTGTCAGCAGTGGAGCCGAATGGCCTAGGACGGCCCCGAGCGGGCGACGAAGACTCGAGGAATGGCACGAACCGGGCGGTTCCGGCTGATAGGGCTATGGCGAGTCGCGCGGCGATCGAGACGCCGTTGCGTGAGGACCTCGATCCCCGCACGTCCGGGAGGGCAACACGATGAGATGGGTGACCTACCGGGATGGGAATGGCGACGAGCACGTCGGGCTCGTGGTGGGCGGGTCGATCCACGGTGTGCAGGTGGAGGGTGGCCTGATCTCGCTCCTCGGCGACGACGGCACGGCGATGGCGGAGGCAGAAGCCCGCGCCCGCAACGAGCCCACCGAGACGATTCCCTTCGCCGGGGCGGACCTCGCCGCACCGCTGCGGCCGGTCCAGGTGCGGGACTTCCTCACCTTTCTGGACCATCTGCGGAACTCCCTGAGTGCCGCGGAACTGACCATGGCTCCCGAGTTCGACGAGATCCCCGCCTTCTACTTCTCCAACACCTCGTCGGTCTTGGGCCCCCATGACGAGGTCCTCATCTCACCCGGCTGCGAGCAGTTCGACTTCGAGCTCGAGGTGGCGGCGATCATCGGGCGCCCCGGCTCCGACATCGCGCCCGAGGACGCCCATCACCACATCGCCGGCTACACGATCTTCTGCGACTGGAGCGCCCGCGACGTCGCGACCAAGGAGTTGCGACTCGGTCTCGGCCCCGCGAAGGGAAAGGACGGCGGGAACACCTTCGGCCCGATGCTCGTCACGGCGGACGAGTTGGAACCGTTCCGTTCCGGCAACTCCTTCCACCTCGAGATGCGGGCGTTCGTCAACGGCGAGCTGACCGGTTCCGGCTGGATGGATCAGATGGACTGGTCGTGGGCGGACCTCGTGGCGTATGCGTCCCGGGGAACGAATCTTCGGGCCGGCGAGGCACTGGGGTCCGGCACCGTCCCCACCGGATGTCTGTTCGAGCTGATGGCGACCGGGGGACCCGAATCGTTCCGGGGGTGGCTGCAACCCGGTGATGTCGTCCGCCTGGAGATCGACCAGCTCGGCGCGATCGAGCAGACCGTCGGCGCGGCTCGACCGTTCCACCCACTCCGCACCGGGTTCTAGGCCGAAGGAAGGAAGCCATGGAGAACAACTACACGCGGGGCCTCCACGAACTGGGCGACGGTCTGTTCACGTGGCTGCTCCCCAACGGCAGCTGGGGGTGGAGCAATGCGGGCCTGGTCGCCGGCGACGAGCGCTCACTTCTCGTCGACACGCTGTTCGACCTGAAGCTCACCCAGGAGATGCTCGACGGTTTGAAGGCGGTGACGTCCACGCGGCCGATCTCCACCCTCGTCAACACGCATGCCAACGGGGACCACTGCTGGGGCAACGAGCTCGTCACCGGCGCCGAGATCATCGCGACCGATGCCTGCGCCGCGGAGTTCGACGAGATGCCGCCGTCGATGACCCAACAGTTGCTGTCCACTGCGTGGGGAGATCCCGTCGTCGAGGAGTACATGGCGGTGTTCGCCGCCTTCCGTTTCGACGACATCACGCTGACGCCGCCCA is a genomic window containing:
- a CDS encoding fumarylacetoacetate hydrolase family protein produces the protein MTYRDGNGDEHVGLVVGGSIHGVQVEGGLISLLGDDGTAMAEAEARARNEPTETIPFAGADLAAPLRPVQVRDFLTFLDHLRNSLSAAELTMAPEFDEIPAFYFSNTSSVLGPHDEVLISPGCEQFDFELEVAAIIGRPGSDIAPEDAHHHIAGYTIFCDWSARDVATKELRLGLGPAKGKDGGNTFGPMLVTADELEPFRSGNSFHLEMRAFVNGELTGSGWMDQMDWSWADLVAYASRGTNLRAGEALGSGTVPTGCLFELMATGGPESFRGWLQPGDVVRLEIDQLGAIEQTVGAARPFHPLRTGF
- a CDS encoding DMT family transporter — protein: MAGIHPPPHDRRAHLLAIASALLVTILWSSSWVLIRLGLDDEDLAPLTFAGLRYGLAAIALIVAVSAKRSRRQEIRRLDRRARVELVVLGVVFYALTQGAQFVAIDSQPAATTSLVLSLTPLFVGIAGARSLGERPTPRQFAGSGLIVAGAVVYFAGDLGATAIGLTAAIIGLAANVGGSLLGRTVNRTQSTSPIIVTTVSMSIGAALLVLAGLVVEGLPSITLRAGLIIAWLAIVNTAFAFTLWNLSLRRLSAIESAGINNTMLLQIAVLAWWFLDESPGWIGLVGVAVVSAGVFLTQLRRSPAPT
- a CDS encoding SRPBCC family protein, with protein sequence MAHYSTTVTTLWSPEEAFAYMADLRNFEEWDPGVSSAELVAGEAPGMHAEYDVKVAATTLRYKTLEFEPSTRVVIEATSSLLRSYDVIEVTPADEGGGAIVHYDATLELNGILRLADPLLRLAFDRIGDRAADGMRRVLASKARA
- a CDS encoding aminoglycoside 3'-phosphotransferase, translated to MSTDNRDDRMAGPPVGDIDVPDVVRELANGQPIMPVWENQLGGLTFRLGDGETRRFVKWAATGSGVDLAAERDRLMWAGPYLRVPEVLDFGTDADQSWLVTAGLAGESAASSRWKAEPAVAARAIGVQLRAVHDALPVETCPFSRSVETRLATGGREPSDELLSAPDWRPDFRGVTVREALRRVAEVPPIDALVVCHGDPCAPNTLITADGRPAGVVDLGSMGVADRWADIAVATWSADWNFGPGWQQALLDGYGIDADPERTEYYRLLWELG
- a CDS encoding maleylpyruvate isomerase family mycothiol-dependent enzyme, which translates into the protein MSDAALDPIGPDTLVVVTHAMRAERGELLELLSGLDAEDWTRPTECPAYPVKGIATHILGDDLSLLSRQRDGAMQGLILFAEHNPGLDFRALLDGFNDQWVEAARFLSPRLLLELLRLVGEESAAFYEEIDPMAPGEPVPLFSPPPGEGSPYWHAIVREYLERWTHHSQIRRALGLSSLADSPFLEVGARIVATVAALPASVPDVGDVTLGPLTLGSRAQAADLLTLAHHEDQAAALMGGPEDAVRALAARIARRPD
- a CDS encoding SDR family oxidoreductase, with the protein product MPESADPISSRRVLVTGATGYVGGRLVPRLLDDGDEVVCLVRNPASLDRPFTPAVTTVEGSADDPDAVAEAARGCSVAYYLIHSLDGDDFEQRDRDLAEAFRTGCERAGVERIVYLGGLGAEDDDLSPHLRSRQEVGAVLAAGPIAVTELRAAVIIGSGSASFEMLRWLTELLPIMTTPSWVNSTKCQPTGINDVLEALCAARHRTVAGHDVLELGGPDVVTYREMMDIYAEAAGLPRRRIIGLPTLSPGLSAHWVALVTPLPATLARQLVDSLVNDVVVTGESAADALGLDVQSFESAVREAIRMVDDLVIPTRWSGNSRAELDATPDADDPDWAGGKVFEDVRRVVTPATSPQSVYGVVTSLGGERGWLWGSWLWWVRGALDQLAGGIGLRRGRRHPYELAVGDAVDFWRVVDLEPDRFLRLRAEMKLPGYAWLEWTISPTTDASGQHATEVVQRARYVPRGLLGRLYWYSVVPFHHVIFPKMIGAILRAAEAETIAGTDAEAVTT
- a CDS encoding Flp family type IVb pilin, producing the protein MTTAYQFFTAWVTSRIDDDRGASLVEYALLVALIAVVCIAAVTALGSSASGKFSEVESGIG
- a CDS encoding SDR family NAD(P)-dependent oxidoreductase is translated as MSPSARVSSILDSTLEGTVVGSFTKLGIRARDRLFDWDHDLPRMDGQTVVVTGGTSGIGEATAARLLDLGADVHLTSRDEDRAQEAADALNRGGSDARRGTATGHALDTADRASIASFVAEMSRLASGLDVLIHNAGALTSEYRTDDCGNELTLSSHLIGPYLLTRDLRPALNPGARVLWMSSGGMYTQGLDVDSIELSEDDYRGAIAYARAKRGQVELVTHLAPDWAPDIVMHSMHPGWVDTPGVDAGLPGFGKVMGPLLRTAEEGADTMVWLAATGGDDAEPGSFFLDRRPRRTHYLPGTGTTDDERSRLVEWLESH